ATGAACCTATAAATTGAACATGGGATTTTCACTTGGGATGAATTTGGTTCATTGATTTGGTATTTCATGAATGCTTGTGTGGTTGGCCATCATAAAAGCATTATTTAGGTACCCTTAGTGAAAGATCGAAAGATGAAGTTAAGGGGTTGCCTCAAATCGATCATTAGACTTGGAGGACCATGAAAATAGGGACTACATAGTCTAAGGAACTTTCTTTGATTGTTTATGTTCATCATGTATATGGATATGCTTAGTTGAATGTCTTAGCCATGAAAATAGGTCTTTGGTTGGATATTAGGACAATCTAACTAGCTTGAAAGAGTAGTTAGAATACCCTTGGATGAACGATTCCCCTCAATTgatcccctttgtttctttctcattttgATTGCTTGGTTTGTGAATTATTTGATTGGTGGAATACCCTTTCCCAAggtcttttttttaattgttgttCATTTTAACCCAAAAATCATCACCCCAAAAAGACTTGGCCTAGCTTATCATAGTCAATATTTTAACCGTGCTCCCCttagtccctatggatcgacCCTTGCTTGCCCTTTCTACCCATTAGAGAGACCAagttaggttttttattttttggtaggCTTGATGACGACCCTATCAATGGGAATGTTCAGTTGATGCTTGATGAGTTTGGGGAAGAGATAATATAGAGGTATTATGGTGGGATTCAACATTAGACCAACGTCTTATGTTTAAGAAACTTGTCTACAAAATGGAGGATGAGAAGCGAGCCGAAGTTTAAGCTCTTAGATGTAGGCAGGAGGAAATTCAGAGGGCTAGGGAGGATGAGTTAATTAGAGAGCATGAGGAGTTATTGATACAACAAGAACATGAGGAGTTGTTGAGGTACACTGTGGTTGTTGAGGTCCCGGTAACATGAGTGTTGAGTATTTTAGGGTATATACTCAACCTGATGAGAGGGTATATGAGATGTCAGAACCTCCCACCTCTCCACCACAAACAACACCTACTCACCCCTATTCTCCACCACAAACAACACCTACCCACCCCTCTTATCCACCACAAACAACACCTACCTGTTAGAAATATCACTGTGGGGAGACTATATTCTTTTCCCCCTGATAAGACTAAAGCGTACGCAATAAGAAATATCCCCCCTGATAAGAataatgttttactatattattttctccctgtttattaaattaaatgaattgaaatgatgttacgatgttAGAGTagctcgttactgagtcttcgactcaccgttttgttttctgttttaggtactgttggggaccacggaaacgagtagtggcgaggatttcaccatAGCAATGTTCACCTTAGTTAATGTTGaattgtaacaagtttaagtatgACTCTTTAttagttatgtacttttattaaggaattaaaaaggattattctATTAATCTGGAGGTTAAAAGTAATTAatatgatggttgccttgtaattaccaaaagggagttacggcagtaatgtcccgaccgaattaggatgtttccgctgctaagtatgctTTGATACTTAAATTAGAGGTCGGGACGTTACAATAATGAAGGAAGTGGCAAGAGAACTAgacttgatgatgatggtgtcACCGTCTTGCCAAGTGGTGGGAGCTTCGTATCTGGAGGTATATCTCGACCAGATGGTGTAAAGAAAGCTAAGACCAGAATAAAAGGAAAAGGGGCAGAATCATCAGAGGCAGTTTCGTCTTTTGGAAGTCATTTGCAAGCTAGCTAGCACTGAAATTAGGACTCATGAGCACCAACTAAATTTAAAGAAATTCGAGCGAGATGAAGCAGAGAATATAACGAGGATTCGACAGCTTGAGATAGAGGAACAAAGAATCCAGTTGGATAAGCAAAAAATGAAACATAATTTCTTGCAAACATTGGTGTCGAAGGCTTGTCTAACTCCTGATGAGGAAAAAGTAAAAGCAAGATTGATGTTGGAGTTTTATGGTGGTGCTAATTAGCAAAGTGTTTAATGTTATTTTATTTCATGTGTTTAAATTTTATGTCACAATctagttttaattagttttcaATAATCTTGTATTAATTCGTGTTGTGGCTTTAAACTTGTATTAATTAGTTCGTGTTATGTCTTAAACTTTGTATTATTTTGTGTTAGGTaatatattaatttttattgcCAAGTAGTATTTTACATATTGTTGTTATTATATTATAAGAAAATCCAATACATCTTATCAAGAAATCCATAAAATCTTATCAACCAATAGAAAATCTAAGAAAATCCATAAAATCTTATCAACCTAAGAAAATCTAAGAACATCCAATAACATCTTATCAAGAAATTTGAATACTGTTATCAAATATTCTTATCAATATAATCTTATCTACAAATCGAAAATCTAAGAAAATCCAAAGAAATCTTATCATGTATTCCATATAATCCTATCAACAAATCGAGAATCTTGGAAAATCTTATAAGATATAAAAAATCCAATAAAATCCAGTAAAATCTTATCACGTAATCCATATAATCTTATCCACACTACTCTTTAAATACACACACACTATCAAACTCATTTCTCACACTCACTTCTCATTATCACATTCTATTCTATCTCAAAAAAAATGTTATTTGAATACAGTTCAAGCTCAGAATCTGCTGATGAAAATCCATACGGAGAAGTTGATCGAATGGTTGACGATTTTGTCACTCATCATTTACCAAACACATTCTTTCCACGAGGTCCTAGACTTCGAAATGTGAATGATGTCATTCTGATTCCAGCAGATAATAACTGTGAAGAAAGGCTTAACCGCTTGTTTAATGATTACTTTACGAAAAATCCAGTATATTCAGACAAGCAGTTTCGTCGAAGGTTTCGAATGAGAAGACCTTTGTTTTGCCGTATAATGAACAAAgtggttgaaaatgatgttttcttgcAACAGAGAAGAAACGCTGCCGGAAAATTAGGGTTATCGGGATTGCAAAAATGCATTGCAGCTATCAGAATGTTAGCGTATGGTTCGGCTCCGGATGCAATTGATGAATATCTGCGAATGGGTGAAATaacttcaaaaaaataattattacatTTCACTGAAGGGGTAATCAAGCATTTTGGAGAGGATTACCTAAGAAGTCCTACAGATGAAGACTTGAGGAGGATCCTTTATCAAAATGAAATGCGCGGATTTCTAGGCATGATCGGTAGTATTGATTGTATGGACTGGGAATGGAAGAATTGCGCTACCGCATGGAGAGGTCAATACCAAGGACGCAGCAGGAAAGCGACCCTAATTCTTGAAGCTGTTGCAGATCAAGATCTATGGATTTGACATTCATTTTTTGGTAATCCTGGTGTATGTAATGACCTTAATGTTTTGCACCGATCTCCTGTTTTTGATGATGTTTTGCAAGGTAAGGCACCTCCTATAACTTTTCAGGTGAATGAGCATGAATACAACATTGGGTACTACCTCACAAATGGTATTAATCCAAATTGGGCTATGTTCATTCAAGGATTTTCTCATCTCCAACTTGAAACGGAAAGGTTGTTTGCTGATAGACAAACGCATGTTCGTAAGGATGTTGAACGTGCGTTCGGAGTTTTGCAAGCAAGATTCGCCATTTTACGACAACCATCTCTTGCTCACGATGAAGATATATAAGGCGACATAATGAAGGCTTGTAAGATGATACAAGCCTTcattatatatatttcgataTTTAATGTTGTGGGATGAATTTGTTGTAACAAAATTTGTATGTGAAGAAAGTGATGTGGAGGAGTAAGAAAGTGGTAGAGAGATAGtagtgatattttttttttcccactaGTGAGAGTGGTCTGATAGTCGTCTTTCCTCTAAACACATGATTATTCCTTTTTAACCAAAGTGCCCAAAGTGTGTTGATAAAGTACACTTCTTGAACTACTCCTACCATTATGACTCTGGAATTGTCTATAGAAAACCATTATGAGAACGACATGACATCATTTCTTTGAGTGGCCGGATTGTTAGAGAAACACCGCTCCAAAAGGTGTTGCACGAGGTCACAAAACCTAAAGAGGTGTTAGAAGAAAGCATTATGATAGATTTCCAACATAGGAGGAGAGGATATGCCCATTTGAAGCACCTTACTTAGATGATCCTGAAAAATAACACCCGTAACGTGATCATCAAATTTGACTGCGTGAAGCAATCCAAGCAATTTGCAATCTACGACTACTTTCAAAATTTCCCAAATTGTTAGGGAAATTAGGAGTATTGCTCTTTCTTTACATTTTTTGCTGATGTATTAACTGTTAAGGCAAGCAGACATACAGTTCACAAAACTCACTGCTTAGCACATTGAGTGAGGAGATATCCTGCTCCGCACACCAAAAACTACATTTACTATGCAGCTAACCGCCCCTTGAAAAGCATTTCCTATTTTGTTATCCTACACGGCTCCAGCAGCTTGTACATCTTTATCATACCTAATCTCTCACTCAATCTCGCTCTTTTTCTTTACACATAAAAACGcaattgaaagaaaaaaaagaagaaaaaagaaaaacccTTGGAAAGGTTATACTGGACTATCAGTGAAATCTATGAGAGATtaagaaatataatttcattttttcactctgaaagtaaaaagaaaaaaagaaaaagagcagCAATCCAACGTAGTCATACATGAATCTGAACTATACAGGATAATTTGCCAAAACACCTACCTCAAAACCTAATATTCAGAAAAGGCAAACTGCTCACTGGCCTATATCACATGATTTTTGCTCAAGAACCAGTTGAGCATACCCAAAACCCCAAACTTTTCAATGGAGGGTAGAggggtatgaaatgaattataaAGAACGCTGCACAAACAACCTTTTTTCAATAAATCCAGAAACTAATGTTGATTTAAAGGCAAGCTCGAAAAAGCAGCTTTATATTGACAAACTAGCTACAACTTCGGTAGCTCAGCTTATTTAACTTGTGTGGATGAAACACATCTCCAGAGTTTAGAGTGTGGGCTTTTATCCAAGAGAATTAGCAGACCCACATTATTTGCCGTCAATTCAAACATATACCTGCAAATTTACATAAATATTAGCATGACTAAACAACAATTATTTTAAATCATCAAATGACAAAAACACAAACAACCTATAGCTATAATGGGTGAAGTTTCACTCTTAAAATGATAGGTcttgtattattatttattaaccaTGTACAAAATCACCACGCACACAGTTATGCCGATACAGTAAGAACCACGTGTTATAACAAAGCTAGAATAATCTTGACTCTACAAAGTTATTGCACATGAATCGTAATATACACATGAGTGGCATGATTATCCACATAAAAATGCAAAGAAAAAAGTTCCAAAATAGACTCTGTATCACCCAATGTTATCCTTTTACACAGAGGGGGCAGCACCCGTAGCATACCTTTATGAAGCATGAAGGATAATAATGGCAATACAAACTACGGTCCTGCAGTACATAATACTATTGGATTTCTATTTAATAGATTGGCTGAAATGGTCTAGTATAGGCCAGCAGTGGCTTGTTTTTGTTTGTCATAGCCGATAGGCAACCAACAGAAACAATGTAATCAAGCTAAAATACAGAACACTATCTTATGCGGTGAGTTTTTCAAAGATATGAGCAGGCTTATGTGTTCTCAAGGTAGAATCTAATGACATAACACTCTAAATCAACGAACCTTCTAGCTACTCTGAAAAAGATAATTAGTGTTCACAGAATTTTACAATTGACTTAACTTGTTGCTGGCTAGTATTCCACTAATCACAAACAATGATCGTACTTGTTGTAAAAGGAAAATCACATAGATTGTAGAGAAAGATAAACCATTCATATCTAGGGCGGTGAATTTGACTGGAGAAGAAAGACAAACCAACCATCGGTATCTAAAGAGCAAAAAACTTACTTGCTTTGACGTGCTTTCTTTCTCCAGAAAACGAAGGACATGATCCACTGAAAAGGAAACATGAATAGTGTAAGAAGACTTCCACAGGAGACAACCAGGAAAATAGATGAATCAGTTCTATACTTCTATGTGAAAGGATCACACAGCAACTAAGATACTTTTAAATCACAGAGATATAAGATTATTTGTATAATTCAATCAACCACTTAAGGTCCAGACAATAAAGAGGCAGTCATAAGAATTGTACATGACCAATAGGTCCAACATAAGtgtataaaacattaaatgcacTGCATACTTTGAACAAAATCACAGACTAAAACAAGAACCAGCCAAAGGCAAGAGAGAGAAGCAAACAGAAAATAGACACACAAATAAAGGTTAATCAGCAGATGTACTGAGAGGCaaaatttatttcaattttcagtCAAAGTATCTACTGGCCCATCAAGAATCAAAAGGGTTCTTGAAACAGATGACAGAAACTTTACCAATAGTCTGAAAGTTGAGTTTGCTTATAACATGACAAAGATAGATTAATGAAATGTAAAGGAAAACTCATGCAAAACTGAGCACAAAGTAAATGGAGTACTTAGTTTTAAAAGGAGCGAGGAGCACCAAGGCGAAAAAGTCCATGGAGCCTAGGTGCAAGGCGCacgacttttttaattttttgtggtacttattttttgtaaaaaaaatcaaaatagtaTTATTTGCTGTCAAAAGGGGTAAAATAATACTCCTTCCTTCCCAGTTTAATCACCGCGTCAAGCTTTTCACGGATTTTTATACAATAAGTTGTTGAAAAGTAGATGTTAATCTGTTATAAGAGATAGTTTGATggattttttaattgaatgagagaggaaGCGAGACCATAACGTTTggtagtgggaagagagatgtaataaaatactccctccatcccggaatactcgaaacgTTTTTCTTATAAGGCAGTCCCGAATTACTTATAACGTTCCTAAAAATGaaaacttttattaatattatatcaatttCTCACTTACCCAAGGACCCACCTACATCCCTACTccctaaaaaaacattaaagttCCACTACCCCCACCCCCACTCCCCAACTCCTTTAAAAGTTTGACACACGTTCCACtacctatattaaaaaataccccactaccaactaccatctaattaaataataagtcaattacaatGCATTAacctctgtgccggtcaaaccgtttcgagtattcagggacggagggagtattagcgAGTCTATGCCATGCCATAAAAAGGAATTGTGACAACAAAATTGCGACGGACATAAATGGAAAGTGTGATGATTAAATTGAGACTAACAGAGCAATTAAGTAAAATTTAAAAGCCCTTTTAAGAGATTTAAAAAACATAAAGGGGGTTAAGGAAGGTTCATATAACTTTAATTAGATTCTCAACATAAGTACGTCAGTACGTCACACCTTACATCAACCAATtactttgaaaaaaaaaggagGGGTTTACATGACCTATCACTGTTTGATTGAAAGAGGCGAAAAAAGGGAGAAATTTTggggttttctctctcctatttccATTATAGTAAAGTCTAACCGTTGGGGAGCCATTACAGTCACGTGATTTTGGTCTTTTCTTTCGAAAAAATATTACTTGTCAGCAGTTGGAGCCTTATACTATAGGACGGATAAGGTGTTGCGCCTTAAGTCTGAGAAAAGGCACAAAAGATGCGCGCCATTTGTAGGTGCAGGGCTAAGGcacgctttttaaaactaagaagGGAGATTTAAAGAAAATTGTAGCAAGGCagtgaaaattttataaaaaatgtAACACAAACAAATATACACTCGATGAAGCATTGAAGTTCACAAGACAAGGAAAGTAAACACAGCGGCTCTTGGTCTACAATTACATGCATATATGATACATTAGGTCAAAATAAGTCACTGTGTCTGCCACCGAGGAGAAAGAAAGGGCTGTAAACAGTGAGGTAAAAGAATCTACACACAAGAATGTTGTACAGGATAGGCTATTTACAATATACACGTATGTACTTCTGGAAGCCTACAACAACAGCAGGCCATTCTGTAACATTGAAACGTCATTCTAAAACCTTCAGTCACGGTCAGTTACAGCAGTAATAACAAAGCTAGCAGCTGTAATAGAAATCTTAAGTAAGGCTAAGTATAAGTTCTATGCTGAAGCAATCAGTCGGTTTAAACAGCATCACTACTTCAAAAAGTCAAGTCGCACTAGGATCTTGCATAAGTTGTACCTCAAATCTCCAATTGTGTTTTGGTATTAGTCTGTATCATCTCATTAGTCATTATATAAGCATAGTCTTCTCGTATATTCAACTAAAATATATCCAATATGATATGAGATGCTAGTTCTCtctaaacaaaaatttgaagCAACAGTGGGGAGCAATGATAAAGTTAAACAGTAAAAGAGGTTTGTCAAAACATAAAGGGCAAAAGTATTTAACATCAAACAAAAATAGACTTTCAGGGCGCATAGAATAAAATAAACAGACTAAACAGCAGCTAATCAAACAATCATATGCAAAATAAGACATAACAGCAGCTAATCATACAATCTTATGCAAAATAAGACAAAACAATGTATGCACTGAGGTTTACCTTGAACGCTGCCATGAAGGAAAAGCTCCTCACAATAGATGACTTC
This Spinacia oleracea cultivar Varoflay chromosome 6, BTI_SOV_V1, whole genome shotgun sequence DNA region includes the following protein-coding sequences:
- the LOC110798182 gene encoding uncharacterized protein — protein: MLFEYSSSSESADENPYGEVDRMVDDFVTHHLPNTFFPRGPRLRNVNDVILIPADNNCEERLNRLFNDYFTKNPVYSDKQFRRRFRMRRPLFCRIMNKVVENDVFLQQRRNAAGKLGLSGLQKCIAAIRMLAYGSAPDAIDEYLRMGKAPPITFQVNEHEYNIGYYLTNGINPNWAMFIQGFSHLQLETERLFADRQTHVRKDVERAFGVLQARFAILRQPSLAHDEDI